The genome window TAATAATGAATCTTCCAGAtcctggggggagggggcgaattatacccccctccccccccttAATGCAGCCCTGCCAAATCATTGTGATTATAAACACACTAATATGGTGTTGTTATGCCATGTTATGTTTGTAAAGCATATATACACATAGCAACACACGTCATTGTTATTGCACAATCAACTTATGTACATGTGCGTACATTGTAAAACAGATTTACTATTACGTCTAGCTTATACTCACGAGATTAGTTTTTTTTTCACAGTTAGAGTTTGTAGCTAAGTATGCAGCAAGCAGTTGGAAGAGAGCTACTGGTTAGTGCTTCATCTCAACTCTTTGGAGGTACGGTTGTCCCCGCAACACATGACTTTCATTCTGCCCAGCACCAAATCTTATGCATTGATGATGTGTTTGAAGCTTCACGTCAAGAGATGCCAGCTGTGTACACTGAGGAACGTTTCGATATTAAGATAAGGGTGTTACCTTCTAAAAGAAGCtttcgctatacggtacaggGTGAAAACGTGATTGGTGAATTGAAAGAAACTATTGAAGATGATAGAAATATCCCTGCCAACAAAATATCTTTATTGTTTAATGGAAGACTTCTTCGGGATGAACAAACATTCAATGAAACAGGAATAGGACCTGGCAGTAATCTTCGAATGCTCATGCAGCAAAGGGGTGGAAAATTTAACTTAGACCTGTCGCAACTTCATCCTAAGTACGATTACGACTTTACGCATAAAAAACCGCAACCCAAAGAGAAGTAtgtaagaggaggatatgttTATGATCGTCCATACGGCTGGAATCGACTGGCTCTCAGGGTTCTTGGTAGGTACGAGAATGACGTTTGGTTAGGTCCAAATGGTATTCGTACTCATTCTGTACGCCGGGAATGGCCTGTTTCATATCATGGTACAAAAAGAGAGAGTGTGGATGGAATTCTTGAGTCTGGACTATTCCCTGGGAAGCGAAAGGTTTATGGCCAAGGAGTGTATACTTGCCCATCAATTGAAGTGGTTGCACACATGTATGCTGACACTTTTAGACATACAGATGGTAAAAAGTATCAAATTATTTTTCAAAATCGTGTCAACCCATCTTCAAGTCATCTCACAATCATTGACCAGTCAACAACGCGTGTTAAAGCTGACTACTGGTTATCCCCATTGCAAGATGTGAGCACAGACCAAATTGATGTTCGCCCTTACGGTATTCTGTTTAGAAGAGCTTAAACTCTGAAGAACAGCCATGTCTTTCTTCCTTTAGCTGTTGTTAATTAGATTAGATCTAGTGCCAAGCTATATGTTTTATCATAAAGTTTTGTGTCAGGATTCCTAGCTATATTTAAATATGTTGCTGATTCATTTACGACAATTACGATTACTTGTTTAGGGCCAAAATGATATACCCAAGGCAATCGATCTCATGcatatacaattatatagacaAACAACTCTATTTTCTGGGTTGTGTATCACTCTTTCACTCACTACTGGAGAATCTATTATGTGTGCGTCTAGTCCTTTTGCTTGCAACCAAAACAATAATTAAGAATTAAGGTGGTGGTATCAATAAAATAATGGTCCAAAAAAGGCAACATTATTTAAAGTATTGGGGGGCTCTTGACCACTTATCGAGTGCCCCCAATTTCAGCTGGTAACAAGTCTGTAATAGCGCTCATGCAACAAACAGGAAACTGTGATTCTGTATATATACCCGTATACATGTCACGAGGCACTCtctcccctgcacacacaaacagctgATCAACCTCGGAGTCGATTCATATCACGTAACCCTATGAATACGACTCTGTGGGAAACTGCTGACTCTGCCTACTTCCTGTCCACCAATACGATCTACCTCGCCTGTCAGATCAGCACTGAGGGGGTGGGAATAGCGTTACCCATCAGGAAGATTGATGGACCACCAGTGAGCAGGGTGAATGCTAGGATGAGGTGGGTTGTGAACATGTCAATCAAAACacttacatacatgtatatacctacTTTAATACATCAAGTTTTAGGACATTAAGAAAGAGATATCTCTTTTATATATAAAAAGTCCTACACCAAGCAAATTGCATGTCCATAGAGACgcagggtttgcacttcattgaaTGTGCCTTAAATACAAGGCTTTAATTTTCTAGGGCCTATGGTAGCCCATCACGAAGCACACAGCTGGCAATTCAGCCTCGCAATGCAGCTGGTGGACACTCCATGGCTGGGGTCTACCTCTGTGAGGTGCAGTCTGCCAGTGACAGCTCTCTCAGAATCAGCAAGACCctcactgtgcatgtacatggtcAGTCAATATGTTTCTTCTACATTATGAAAACTGTTATATGTCCATGAGCGTACGTAGCTGTACTTACTTAATAGCTTGACCAGTTGTCATTGTATAAACTATACCCCATTCTCTATCACAGATGTGCTGTGTCCAACTCCCAGACCACCAGTTCATGGAAAACTGGTAACCATGGGAACAGTACTAGGGAGCTGTCTCCATTATCAGTGTGACAGAGGCCACACACTAATTGGCTCTGACGACAGGGTCTGCCTCCCCGATGGAATGTGGACCGGAACCACTCCACAATGCTGTGAGTCTACTGTCTATGTTTTAATTGTTAGGGTTCCCACTAATTTAATTGGGCGCAGCGCAGGCAGGACCTTTTAGGGGTAGGCACATTtatttatgagaataataggcaggctttggaaatacaggtcagtacaTGTCATCAGTATTGTATAAACAAACGTCTGTCAAGTACTGGGTAGTTTCATGAATACCTGCATGGGGATATTATCacagttgtgtgctgtgtccaTGCaattttgcataattataatatacgtAGTTGTTTCAGAGTGCAGTACATACAATGCTATACTTaaactatatattataataatcagagaataatcggattttttatgagaataatagaataataggtgaaaaaagcataatttatcagggcctacagACATGTTTGATATACTACGTCTCGAGCACAGCCCCTCTAATAGTTAACAGTAAAACCAATCCTATTTCCACTCACTTTGTTACAGCTCTgtataatacagtggaacGGTGACCGGCccgaacccctctataacggacacctttggggaacaatgttttggcctttatacagaggtggcctttgttgagaggttgttttgtacataaactgttcatttgggacctgggtgcctggccgttatatagcaactggcctttattcggaggtggttgtgaacagaggttccactgtagtagtctacacataatttatttgtcTCCCCTTGCAGTGAGTTTATTCAATGCTACCTGCTCGTCACCACCTCCTGTTGACCATGCGTctttgaccacacccatttcATCTGGGTCATATCGTATCAACGACATAGTCAGTTATGAATGTGGCCAGGGCTATCTGGTCACAGGGGAAAGCAGTCGACGGTGTCTGGGTGGAGATAGGTGGAGTGGAGAAGGCCCAAGGTGTGAAAGGGGAGGCGAGAAAAAGGGACATGAAGAATAATTAAAAATGAAGGATAACACTGATTTTGTATGCCAATACTTGTAGGATTCACGATTATGTAGATTGAACTGGCTGTAAAAaaagtgtaataattatgtttgtaatctaattattataaccaTAATAAAATAAATATACGTTGAATCAATCTATATAGCGGATTGTTAAATTACGAAAATGTGTGCAAACTGTTAACTGTTATTTATACTGCACAGTTGGATAAGGTCAGATTGGAGTTCGAGTGCAGTAGATGAGTTTAAAAACAAAAGACCTAATGACTTTTCAGAGAAACACTTTGAACTTGATAGTGACTATCACCACTGCAACCTCCAGAAGTAAGGGGGGAACACTGTGGAAGGGGTTACTAAgctcacatgtacagtagtgtgtgtgtgtgtgtgtgtgtgtgtgtgtgattgtatTTATATGCCAGCTGTATAACTGTTTTAGCGAGTATTATGTGCTAAAATCATTTTGCTGATTGCTT of Halichondria panicea chromosome 9, odHalPani1.1, whole genome shotgun sequence contains these proteins:
- the LOC135342051 gene encoding uncharacterized protein LOC135342051; translated protein: MQQAVGRELLVSASSQLFGGTVVPATHDFHSAQHQILCIDDVFEASRQEMPAVYTEERFDIKIRVLPSKRSFRYTVQGENVIGELKETIEDDRNIPANKISLLFNGRLLRDEQTFNETGIGPGSNLRMLMQQRGGKFNLDLSQLHPKYDYDFTHKKPQPKEKYVRGGYVYDRPYGWNRLALRVLGRYENDVWLGPNGIRTHSVRREWPVSYHGTKRESVDGILESGLFPGKRKVYGQGVYTCPSIEVVAHMYADTFRHTDGKKYQIIFQNRVNPSSSHLTIIDQSTTRVKADYWLSPLQDVSTDQIDVRPYGILFRRA